The proteins below come from a single Mercenaria mercenaria strain notata chromosome 3, MADL_Memer_1, whole genome shotgun sequence genomic window:
- the LOC128555464 gene encoding uncharacterized protein LOC128555464 produces the protein MPDLDAIIPKPLIKTENNMSEDDTDAGSSEEKEGSNETSGRKGDTETVDETEKETSEQEADKETGTVEKIIDNNDSQTKSTEKINKSTEKNSSNKKPKGTDTEKESVSEAEKKNSSGKKAKTAASIKAGKRKGSTEAALADKIQELKEVEDQGEKELTAQEKLQMKLNQRKKEARLKAIKDNKKDKKKS, from the exons ATGCCTGACCTGGATGCCATTATTCCAAAACCTTTAATTAAAACAG AGAACAATATGAGTGAAGATGATACAGATGCAGGGAGTAGTGAAGAAAAGGAAGGGTCGAATGAAACAAGTGGAAGGAAAGGTGACACAGAAACAGTTGATGAGACAGAGAAAGAAACCTCTGAACAAGAAGCAGATAAAGAAACGGGAACAGTAGAGAAAATCATAGACAATAATGATAGTCAAACAAAATCAACCGAGAAAATTAACAAAAGTACAGAAAAAAATTCTAGCAACAAGAAGCCAAAAGGTACTGACACTGAAAAGGAAAGTGTGAGTgaagcagaaaagaaaaactcCAGTGGCAAGAAAGCTAAAACTGCTGCTTCCATTAAAGCAGGTAAAAGAAAAGGCTCTACAGAGGCAGCACTAGCAGATAAAATACAGGAACTGAAGGAAGTGGAGGATCAAGGAGAGAAAGAATTGACAGCTCAGGAAAAATTGCAGATGAAACTTAACCAGAGGAAGAAAGAGGCAAGACTGAAAGCcataaaagacaacaaaaaagacaaaaagaaatCATGA